The following are from one region of the Papaver somniferum cultivar HN1 unplaced genomic scaffold, ASM357369v1 unplaced-scaffold_132, whole genome shotgun sequence genome:
- the LOC113333191 gene encoding uncharacterized protein LOC113333191, with translation MSQIIEEVRSKAVVYTGDEIGQEKCKFVLTEVGLPNGLLPLRDIIECGHVEETGFVWLKQKKKIEHRFEKVGSLVSYASEVTAYVEKNRIRKLTGVKARELLLWVTLTEIYVDDPPTGKITFKSSLGLSKQQPTAAFQIEDVKEDAKGVKEMKEVKEMKEVKEVKA, from the coding sequence atgtctCAAATAATAGAAGAGGTGAGGTCCAAGGCAGTGGTTTACACTGGAGATGAAATTGGACAAGAGAAATGTAAGTTTGTGTTAACAGAAGTTGGATTACCAAATGGGTTGTTACCATTGAGAGATATAATAGAATGTGGGCATGTAGAAGAAACTGGGTTCGTCTGgttaaaacaaaagaagaagatcgaACACAGGTTTGAAAAGGTTGGGAGCTTAGTCTCTTATGCCTCTGAAGTCACTGCTTATGTTGAGAAAAATAGAATCAGAAAGCTGACCGGTGTTAAAGCAAGAGAGCTCTTGCTTTGGGTTACTTTAACTGAAATATATGTTGATGATCCCCCTACCGGGAAGATCACGTTCAAAAGCTCTCTTGGTCTTTCAAAGCAACAGCCTACTGCTGCTTTTCAGATTGAAGATGTGAAAGAAGATGCCAAGGGAGTGAAGGAAATGAAGGAAGTGAAGGAAATGAAGGAAGTGAAGGAAGTGAAGGCTTGA